One Pseudomonas tolaasii NCPPB 2192 genomic window carries:
- a CDS encoding nucleotidyltransferase family protein: MTVTAIVLAAGQGSRFRAEAGADQDKLLADCVGLDGVVRPVIEQVLMNLPERVFKRVLVTSPDRLEVIQLGAAYGCEVLLLNSAGMGDSIAAAVTASESADGWLVVLGDMPFIRSSSIERVIDALEEGGISVPVSAGEYGHPVAFDRAFGPGLMALVGDRGARPLFARASVREVLVQDSGVLWDVDLPSRLNFIPQ, from the coding sequence GTGACCGTCACTGCGATTGTGTTGGCGGCGGGGCAGGGCAGCCGTTTCCGCGCTGAAGCCGGGGCGGACCAGGATAAGTTGCTGGCGGATTGCGTTGGCCTGGACGGCGTGGTTCGGCCGGTGATCGAGCAGGTGCTGATGAACCTGCCTGAACGGGTGTTCAAGCGCGTGCTGGTGACCTCACCGGACCGGCTTGAAGTGATTCAACTAGGCGCAGCCTATGGTTGTGAAGTTCTGTTGCTGAACTCGGCCGGCATGGGCGACAGCATTGCGGCGGCGGTCACGGCCAGTGAATCGGCTGACGGCTGGTTGGTAGTGCTGGGGGATATGCCGTTTATCAGGTCTTCCAGCATTGAGCGGGTGATTGACGCGCTGGAAGAGGGGGGCATCAGCGTGCCGGTATCTGCTGGTGAGTATGGGCATCCTGTGGCGTTTGATCGTGCGTTCGGTCCGGGGCTGATGGCGTTAGTCGGTGATCGCGGGGCCAGGCCGTTGTTTGCACGGGCATCGGTGCGCGAAGTGTTGGTGCAAGACTCCGGTGTACTGTGGGATGTCGACCTGCCTTCTCGTTTGAATTTCATACCGCAGTAA